The genome window CGCCTCCGGCCACCCGGACCAGAAGCTCGTCCGCCTCCACTCGCTCCCCCTCGCCTCCGGCCGAGCACGGCCATCCCCGCGCGTAAGCCATTCGCAACCGACCCACCTCCGGATGGGGTTACGGATCAGACTGCCCAATACGCGGGTCTCCGGTCGACCGATCGGGCCGACCGATCGGGCCGACCGATCCGAACATCGGATCAACGAATGTCGCTCTCCACTGAAACAACCCTTCAAACGCGCCGTAAGAACGTTTGGGATTCGACCAATCCACCCTGCCGACCGCACCGAATGGCGTTCGTCAGGCAAGTTGGGACAGAGGACGGACGGCATGACGACACCTACTTCCAGGAGCGGCTCGGGACGGCGGAGCATCGCCTCCCTCATCTGTGCATCGCTGGCCGCCGGAGGGCTCGCAGCCGCCGGCGTGACCGTGCTCGAACCGGGGACGGCCTCGGCTTCCAGCCACCGGGAGGCCCCGCTCATCTCCGGGGAGCCCCAGTTCGACAACACCGACGTGTACGCGTTCGTCAGCCCTGACAAGCCGGACACGACCACGGTCATCGCGAACTGGATCCCCTTCGAGGAGCCCGCGGGCGGACCGAACTTCTTCACCTTCTCCGAGGACGCGCAGTACGACATCCGCGTCGACCAGGACGGCGACGCGCAGGAAGACCTGATCTTCCGGTACACGTTCAATACGAAGACGAAGAACGACAAGACCTTCCTGTACAACACGGGCGTCGTGGAGAGCCTCGACGACCCGGACCTGAACATCACACAGACGTACGACATCGAGCTGATCAAGCTGAGGAACCGCAAGGCGGTCTCCAAGACGCAGCTCGCGGACGATGTGTGGGTGGCGCCGTCGAACGTCGGCAAGGCGTCGATGCCGGACTTCAAGAAGCTGCGCGACGAGGCCGTCTACGAGGCCCCGAGCGGGGTGACCACGTACGCCGGTCAGGCAGACGACCCGTTCTTCCTGGACCTGCGCGTCTTCGACCTGCTGTACGGCGGTGACCTCTCCGAGGTCGGGCGGGACACGCTCAAGGGCTACAACGTCAACTCGATCGCCCTCCAGGTCCCGAGCGAGGCGCTGGTCGGGTCCAAGGACCAGCCGATCGTCGGCATCTGGTCGACCACCCAGCGCGCGGGCGCCGACGGCCAGTACCACCAGGTGTCGCGCCTCGGCATGCCGCTGGTGAACGAGGTCGTCAACCCCATCGGCGACAAGGACGAGTTCAACGCGTCCTCGCCGGTGGACGACGCGCAGTTCCTGAAGAACGTCACCGAGCCCGAACTGCCCAAGCTCATCGAGGCGATCTACAAGATCCCGGCGCCGGCCGAGCCGCGCAACGACCTCGTGGACGTCTTCCTCAAGGGTGTCGAGGGCCTCAACCAGCCGCCGCACGTGACCCCGTCGGAGCAGCTGCGCCTCAACACCTCCATCGAGCCCACCAAGAAGCCGAAGCGGCTCGGTGTGCTGGACGGTGACAACCAGGGCTTCCCGAACGGACGCCGGCTCACCGACGACGTGATCGACATCGCGCTGCAGGTCGTCGAGGGCGAACTCGTGGACGCGCCCAACGACCTGGGTGACGCGGTCGACAAGAACGACAAGAAGTTCGGCAAGTCCTTCCCGTACGTCGGTCTGCCGACGGCCGGTTCGCGCGGCAAGACCGTCAAGGGCAACACCACGAACAACGTCCGCAGCGCGCTGGGCGGCGGTGTCGAGAGCGGCACCGACGACACCACGCTGATCGCCGCCTCGGCCGGCGCCGGCGCGGCCGGTGTCCTGCTGATCGGCTCGGGCCTGCTGTGGTGGCGCCGCCGGAACGACCGCGCCTACTACTAGGCCGACCCGCCTGCGGCCGGGCCGTCCGCCCCTCCGCGGGCCCCCGACCGGGCCCTCCCCCATTGGGCCCGGTCACCATGACCGGCGCGGCCCGCTCGTATCCATCCCCCACGGCGCGGGCCGCGCCCCACGACCACGATCACCGCACTCGGCAAGGATGTTGAGGAGAGGGCCATGTCCCCGCGTACGAACGAGAGCGCGCCCCAGGACGGACGCCCCCGCCCCGACGAGGGGGCACCCGACAACGACCGCCCCGACACCGTCGAGCCGGAAGCCGGGGCCGCCGGGTCCGGGCGTGGGCCCGCGGGCGAGTCGGCGCGGCGGCGGCTGGGGCGGGTCGTCGCCTGTGCGGCGGCGCTGGCTGTGGCGTTCACCGGGTTCGCGGTGGCGCTGGGGGCCAAGGACGACGGGCGGACGGTGGCCATGTCCTCCTCGCCCGGTGTCTCGTCGGCCCAGCTCGCCGGTGGGGACCTCGACACGGCGGTCGAGCGCCTCCAGGCCCATCTCAAGGAACAGCCCAAGGACTTCGGCTCCTGGTCCACGCTCGGCCTCGCCTATGTGGAGCAGGCGCGGGTGAAGGGCGACCCGTCCCGCTACCCGCAGGCCGAGAAGGCCCTGGAGCGCTCGCTGAAGCTGCGGCCGGGCAACGACCCGGCGCTCGCGGGCCTCGCCGCCCTCGCCGCCGCCCGCCACGAGTTCGAGGACGCCCTGCGGTACGCGGACAAGGCGCTCAAGGAGAACCCGTACAGCGAACGGGCGTTGTGCAGCCGCGTCGACGCCCTGGTCGAACTCGGCCGCTACGACGACGCGTTGAAGGCGGTCGAGCTCGCCGACACCCGCCGCCCCGGCATCCCCGTCTTCACCCGGTACGCCTATGTGTACGAGCTGCGCGGCGACGTGAAGACCGCCCGGCGCGTCCTGGAACGGGCCCTCGACTCGGCCGCCACCCGCGGCGACATCGCCTACGTGGCCACCCAGCTCGGCCAACTGGCCTGGAAGCAGGGCGACTACAGGACCTCGCTCGACCACTACGCCCGCGCCCTCGGCGCCGACGACACCTACCTCCCCGCCCTGGAGGGCCGCGCCCGCGCCCAGGCCGCCAGCGGCGACGGCGCGGAGGCGATCCGCGGCCTGGAACAGGTCGTCTCCTCCTACCCGCTGCCCGGCCCGCTGGTCGTGCTCGGCGAGCTGTACGAGGCCAAGGGCGACAAGACGCGGGCGGGCGACCAGTACGCGCTGGTGGACGCCTACACCGCCATCGCCCGCTCCAACGGCGTCAACGCCGACCTCGACACCGCGCTCGCAGCCGCCGACCACGGCGACACCAAGGCCGCGCTGCGGGCCGCCGAGGCCGAGTGGAAGCGCCGGGAGACGGTCCACACCGCCGACGCCCTCGCCTGGGCGCTGCACGTCAACGGCCGCGACGACGAGGCCCTGCCGTACGCCCGCCGCGCCACCGCCACCGGATACCAGGACGCGACGTTCCTGTACCACCGGGGAATGGTCGAGTACGCGGCCGGCGACAAGAAGGAGGCCCGCGCCTCCCTGAAGGCGGCGCTCGACCTCAACGCCGGTTTCTCGCCGCTCGGCGCGGCGGAGGCCCGTAGGACCCTCAAGAAACTGCAGGCTCTGGAGACCGCCAAGTGATCTCTCCCCGGCGCGTGTTCGCCTCCGGCACGGCGGTCCTCCTGGCCGCCTGCGCACTCGTCCTCGTCCCCACCGGGACGGCGAGCGCCCACCCGCTCGGCAACTTCACCGTCAACCGGTACGACGGTCTGGTCGCCGCCCCCGGACAGCTGAAGATCTTCCATGTCGAGGACCTGGCGGAGATCCCGGCGACCCAGGCCGCGCCCGCCATCAAGCGTCAGGGCGAGGAGAGTTGGGCCCGCGAGCGGTGCGAGAAGGCCACCGAGGGCAGTGAGGTCACCGTCGACGGGAACGCCGTCGAGGTGGCGCTGAAGTCCAGCCGGGCCGAGGAACGGCCGGGCCAGGCGGGGCTGAAGACGCTGCGGGTGGAGTGCCGGCTGACGGCCGCGCTGCCGGACCGGGCCGCCGACGTACGCTTCCACGCGGCCGTGGACTCCGGGCCCGGCTGGCGCGAGGTCACCGCTCAGGGCGACCGGATGACGCTGGCCGGGTCGGACGTGCCGGAGGAGTCGGTCTCGAATCAACTCACCGAGTACCCGGCGGAGTTGCTGCAGTCGCCGGAGGACACGGCGAAGGCCTCCCTCCAGGTGGAGCCGGGCGGCCCCGCGCTGGCCGAGCAGGAGAACGCGGCGCCGGGCGCGTCGATCCTCCCGCGCGGCGCGGACCGCTGGACCCGGGCCCTGGACGACCTGGTCTCCAGCCAGGACCTCACCTTCGGCTTCGGTGCGCTGGCCTTCGGCATCGCCATGTTCCTGGGCGCGATGCACGCGCTCGGTCCGGGCCACGGCAAGACCCTGATGGCCGCGACGGCCGCCGCCCGCGACCGGGCCCGGATGCGGGACGTCCTGCCCATGGCCGCGTCGGTGACGGTCACCCACACCCTGGGCGTCGTCGCCCTCGGCCTCCTCGTCCTGGCCGGCTCCGCCGCCGCGCCGTCCGTGATCACCTGGCTGGGCATCGCGAGCGGCCTGTTCGTGATGGGCGCGGGCGTCACCCTGGCCCGCCGCGCCTGGCTCAACCGCAAACTGTCCCTCACCCACGCGAGCGCGCACGCGCACGGACATGAACACGAACATGGGCACGGGCACGAACACGGCCACGACCACAGCCATGACCACGACCACGACCATGAAGAGGGTCACCACCACGACCACAGCCACGGCGACGGGCACTCCCACACGCACGACCACGCGCACGACCACGCGCACGAGCCCAGCCGGGAACTCGTCCTCGCCCAGGCCACCTCGCACACGCACGCCCACGCGTCGGTCGCGACCCACACCCACGATCACGAGCACGATCACAGCCATGGTCACAAGCACGACCATGACCACCACAGCCACGACCACGACGCCCCCGCCCAGAAGCGCTCCCTCTTCGGTGGTGGCGTCACGCACACCCACGGCGGCTTCACGCACACGCACCCCACCGCGCCCACCCTGCGGGGCACGATCCTGCTCGGTTTCGCGGGCGGCATGGTGCCGAGCCCCTCGGCCGTGGTCGTGCTGGTCGGCGCGGCGGCGCTGGGCAAGGCCTGGTTCGGGCTGCTGCTCGTGCTGGCGTATGGCATCGGTCTGGCGCTCACGCTGACGGCGGCCGGGTACGCCGTGGTGAAGGCGGGCGGCTGGGTGACGCGGGTGATGGACCGGGGCGAGGGCAGGCTCGGCGGGCCGACGGCCGCGCTGGTGCGCAGGACCGTACCGCTGGCCTCGGCCCTGCTGGTCGTCGGGCTCGGGGCCGTTCTGGTGTTCAGGGGGGCAACATCCGCACTCGGCTGAGCTACTTTTGGGCAGAAAACGTACGGAGTGGAGATTCCGGGCCCGAGTGCGTGCGGATACGAGTGACGGGGGATGGCCGTGTCCGAAGAACCCGGCGGTGAACGTGTGATCGCGGGCCGCTACCGGCTGCTGACCCCGCTCGGCGAGGGCGGCATGGGAACCGTGTGGCGGGCCCGTGACGAGGTGCTGCACCGCGAGGTCGCCGTCAAGGAGGTGCGGGCGCCGGGCGGTGTCGCGGTCGCCGACGTCGAGCGGATGTACGCCCGGCTGGAGCGGGAGGCGTGGGCGGCGGCCCGGGTCGCCAACCGCAATGTCGTCACGGTGTACGACGTGGCCATGGAGGACGGCCGCCCGTGGATCGTGATGGAGCTGGTGCGCGGACTGTCGCTCGCCGATCTCCTGGACGCCGAGGGCCCCCTCTCCCCGCGGCGTGCCGCGCACATCGGCGCCGAGGTGCTGTCCGCGCTGCGGGCCGCGCACGAGGCCGGGGTGCTGCACCGGGACGTGAAACCGGCCAATGTGCTGCTGTCCAACGAGGACCGGGTGGTGCTCACGGACTTCGGTATCGCCACGGTCGAGGGCAGCTCCGCGCTGACGATGACCGGCGAGGTGATCGGCTCCCCGGAGTTCCTGGCCCCGGAGCGCGCGCTCGGCCGTGCGTTCGGCCCCGAGTCGGACCTGTGGTCGCTCGGTGTGCTGCTGTACGCGGCGGTCGAGGGCAACTCGCCGTTCCGGCAGAACACCCCGCTGAGCACCCTGCGCGCGGTCGTGGACGAGGAGTTGCCGCCCCCGCTCCGGGCCGGTCCGCTGGCCCCGGTGATCGAGGGCCTGCTGCGCAAGGACCCGGCCGACCGGATCTCCGCCGAGCAGGCCGAGCGGGATCTGCGGATCATCGGCGCCGGGGGCACCCCGCGCTCGGACGAGACGCCCCCGTACAGCCCGACGGTGGCCGCCTTCCCGGTCACGGGCGCGGACCCGGAACGGGACGTGAGCCGGTACGGGTCGCCGACCCCGCCTCGTCCCACCCCGGCCGCCACCCACCCCTCCCCGGTGCCCACCCGCGAGCCCGACCGCAACCGCCGGGCCCTGGTCTTCCTGGTCGCGGGTGTCGCGGCGATCGCCTTCGCCGTCGCGGGACTGACGTACGCCCTGCTCAACCGTGACGACGGCGGGAACAGCGGCAACCCCACCAACGGCGCGGGCACGGTGGGCGGCGCGAGCGAGCAGACCGGTGACGGCGGTACGGGCGAGGAGCCGAGCGCCGACGAGGAGACCCCCTCCGCGACACCCGACGAGGAGGAGGAGCCGACCACGAAGCCGCCCGCGCAGTCGGTCGAGGTGGCGGTGGAGGGCGCGAACACGGACTACTCCGGGGCCTGTCCGCCGGCGGAGGCCGAGGCGCCCACGTTCACCGCGACGTTCACCGTGGGCAGCCTTCCCGCGGACGTCGAGTACCGCTGGGTGGCGCGCGGCGGCGAGGTCGAGGACGAGGGCTGGAAGACCCTGTCGTTCACGTCCGGTGGCGGGAAGACCCAGCAGGACCGGGTCGCCGTCTCGGCGAACAGCAGCTACGCGGACGAGATCAGTGTCGAGGTCCGCGGGCCGCTGAAGGCCGAGTCCAACTCGGTCGCGTTCTCGGTGTCGTGCGAGACGGAGGCCCCGACCACGGGCGGGACCTCCCCCTCCGACGACTCGGAGAACCCTGACGACTACAGCGACTCCGACGCCGACTACGACGACGAGGCCGGGGCCCTGAACGGGGCCGTCAGGCCGCGTTCCTGAACACCGGCAGATAGCCGCCCGACTGGCCCGCGGCCTTCGGGTGGTACGACTCGCCGATGTTCAACAGGTTGAGGCTGTGCAGCCACGCGCTGCCCGAGCACAGTTCGTGCCCGGTGAACGCGGAGCGGACGTCGCCGAAGGTGAAGCCGTGGTCGGCGGCGCGTTTGGCGAGGGCGGTGTTCAGGTGGTCGGCCGCGTTGTTGATGGCGGTCCGCTTGGCCTGGGAGAGGCCGGGGCAGGTGCCTCCGAGCTGGTAGAAGCGGGGGTAGCCGAGCACCACCACATGGGCGGCCGGTGCCTTCGCGCTGATCGCCGAGTAGACCTTGTCGAGCTGGCCGGGGAGCGTGGAGTCGACGTACGCCTTCGCCGTGTTGATGCGCGCGAGGCAGTTGCTGTCGGACTGGAGGACGCAGGTGGTCATGACGTCGGCGAAGCCGGCGTCGTTGCCGCCGACGCTGACGGAGACCAGTCCGGTGCCCGCCCCGAGCGGGCCCAGTTGGTTGGCGAGAACATCACCCGTTCGGGCGCCCGAGCAGGCCGTGAAGTCGAACGAGGAGGGGGCGTTGGCGGCGGCCCAGAGGTACGGGTAGGCCTTCGTGCTGCGCTTGCAGTCGCCGCTGGAGGAGATGTAGCCGCCCGCGCCGACACCCGAGGAGTAGGAGTCGCCGAGCGCCACATAGCCGGTGGCGGCGGCCTGTGGGGACGCCTGCGCCGTCGCGGCCCCGGTGAGGGCGACGCCGGCGGCGAGGAGGAGTGCGGTCATGTATGCCGCAAGTCGGGAACGTCTCATGGAACCTCCCTTTAGCAGGATCTCTGCCTCAACCGTCGTAGCAACTACGCGTGTTGATCGGAAGTGTTCATGTCAATACTTTCCCGGTCGCAAGGGAACGTACCCACCGCGTCCGACCCCCGTTGGATTTCACGGGTGTGACAGAAACATGACAAGACCTCAACTCCCTTGAGTCACACCCGATCGCTCGACCAGTCTGCTTACAGCCGCTGGCGGAACGCGACGCTCCCGGCCGTGAGTGCGATCCCGCACGCACCCCCCACAGACGCGCGCCCCACCCAAGGCGTGCGCCGCCCATGAGGAGGAATCCCTCGTAATGGCACACCTGCGTAGCAAGAACATCCGTGTCGCCGCCGTCACCACCGTGGCGACCGCCGCCCTGCTCGGCGGCCTGACCGCGCTCCCCGCCCAGGCCGCCCCGGCCGAGGGCAAGGTGCTCGCGGCCGGTTCCCCCACCGCCGTCAAGGACAGCTACATCGTCACGCTCAAGAAGAGCGCGGGCCTCAAGGCCGCGTCGAGCGCGGGCAAGGACCTGGTCGAGGAGTACGGCGGCTCGGTGAAGCGGACCTTCAAGACCGCGCTCAACGGCTACGCGGCCGAGCTCTCCGCCACCGAGGCGAAGAGACTGGCCGCCGACCCGGCGGTCGCCTCCGTCGAGCAGAACCAGGTCTTCACCGCCGACGCCACCCAGACCAACGCCCCCTGGGGCCTGGACCGCTCCGACCAGGCGTCGCTGCCGCTCTCCGGCACCTACACCTACCCGGACACCGCGGGCAGCGGCGTGACCGCGTACGTCATCGACACCGGTGTGCGCATCTCGCACTCCCAGTTCGGCGGCCGGGCGGTCAACGGCTACGACGCCGTCTCGAACGACAACGTGGCGCAGGACGGAAACGGCCACGGCACCCATGTGGCGTCCACCATCGCGGGCTCGACCTACGGCATCGCCAAGTCGGCGAAGATCGTGGCCGTGCGCGTGCTGGACAACGCCGGCTCCGGCACCACGGCCGGTGTCGTCGCGGGCATCGACTGGGTGACCGCGAACCACAGCGGCCCCTCGGTCGCCAACCTGTCCCTCGGCGGCGGCGCCTCCACCGCGCTCGACACGGCCGTCCGCAACTCCATAGCCAGCGGCGTGACCTACGCCATCGCGGCCGGCAACAGCAGCGCCAACGCCTCCTCGTACTCCCCGGCCCGTGTCACCGAGGCGATCACGGTCGGCGCCACCACCAGCACGGACGCCCGCGCCAGCTACTCCAACTACGGCTCGGTCCTGGACATCTTCGCCCCGGGTTCGTCGATCACGGCCGGCTGGTACACCAGCGACACCGCGACCAACACCATCTCGGGCACCTCGATGGCCACCCCGCACGTCGCGGGCGCCGCCGCGATCTACCTGGCCGGCCACACCTCGGCCACCCCGGCCCAGGTCGCCACGGCCCTGACCGGCGGCTCCGTCACCGGCAAGGTCACCAGCCCCGGCACCGGTTCCCCGAACCGTCTGCTGCAGATCGTCCCGTAACACCGATCGACCGCACGACTGTCCGACCGTGAACGGAAGTTTCCCTGGAGGCGCGGCTCGCCTCCAGGGAAATTCCGTATGAGGCGGCGCGATTCTTTGCCCACGCATGACGAAAAGGCCCAGGGACCCGTGCGGAGCGCCTCGACGTATTGACTCCCCCGCGCCCACTGAGCGACATTGAAGCCCGGCATCCGGCGCTTCAGGGGGCAAAGTCGCCAATGCAGACCTTGGGTATCAAGCCATCCTG of Streptomyces phaeolivaceus contains these proteins:
- a CDS encoding tetratricopeptide repeat protein produces the protein MSPRTNESAPQDGRPRPDEGAPDNDRPDTVEPEAGAAGSGRGPAGESARRRLGRVVACAAALAVAFTGFAVALGAKDDGRTVAMSSSPGVSSAQLAGGDLDTAVERLQAHLKEQPKDFGSWSTLGLAYVEQARVKGDPSRYPQAEKALERSLKLRPGNDPALAGLAALAAARHEFEDALRYADKALKENPYSERALCSRVDALVELGRYDDALKAVELADTRRPGIPVFTRYAYVYELRGDVKTARRVLERALDSAATRGDIAYVATQLGQLAWKQGDYRTSLDHYARALGADDTYLPALEGRARAQAASGDGAEAIRGLEQVVSSYPLPGPLVVLGELYEAKGDKTRAGDQYALVDAYTAIARSNGVNADLDTALAAADHGDTKAALRAAEAEWKRRETVHTADALAWALHVNGRDDEALPYARRATATGYQDATFLYHRGMVEYAAGDKKEARASLKAALDLNAGFSPLGAAEARRTLKKLQALETAK
- a CDS encoding SGNH/GDSL hydrolase family protein produces the protein MRRSRLAAYMTALLLAAGVALTGAATAQASPQAAATGYVALGDSYSSGVGAGGYISSSGDCKRSTKAYPYLWAAANAPSSFDFTACSGARTGDVLANQLGPLGAGTGLVSVSVGGNDAGFADVMTTCVLQSDSNCLARINTAKAYVDSTLPGQLDKVYSAISAKAPAAHVVVLGYPRFYQLGGTCPGLSQAKRTAINNAADHLNTALAKRAADHGFTFGDVRSAFTGHELCSGSAWLHSLNLLNIGESYHPKAAGQSGGYLPVFRNAA
- a CDS encoding S8 family peptidase; amino-acid sequence: MAHLRSKNIRVAAVTTVATAALLGGLTALPAQAAPAEGKVLAAGSPTAVKDSYIVTLKKSAGLKAASSAGKDLVEEYGGSVKRTFKTALNGYAAELSATEAKRLAADPAVASVEQNQVFTADATQTNAPWGLDRSDQASLPLSGTYTYPDTAGSGVTAYVIDTGVRISHSQFGGRAVNGYDAVSNDNVAQDGNGHGTHVASTIAGSTYGIAKSAKIVAVRVLDNAGSGTTAGVVAGIDWVTANHSGPSVANLSLGGGASTALDTAVRNSIASGVTYAIAAGNSSANASSYSPARVTEAITVGATTSTDARASYSNYGSVLDIFAPGSSITAGWYTSDTATNTISGTSMATPHVAGAAAIYLAGHTSATPAQVATALTGGSVTGKVTSPGTGSPNRLLQIVP
- a CDS encoding nickel transporter, whose protein sequence is MSPRRVFASGTAVLLAACALVLVPTGTASAHPLGNFTVNRYDGLVAAPGQLKIFHVEDLAEIPATQAAPAIKRQGEESWARERCEKATEGSEVTVDGNAVEVALKSSRAEERPGQAGLKTLRVECRLTAALPDRAADVRFHAAVDSGPGWREVTAQGDRMTLAGSDVPEESVSNQLTEYPAELLQSPEDTAKASLQVEPGGPALAEQENAAPGASILPRGADRWTRALDDLVSSQDLTFGFGALAFGIAMFLGAMHALGPGHGKTLMAATAAARDRARMRDVLPMAASVTVTHTLGVVALGLLVLAGSAAAPSVITWLGIASGLFVMGAGVTLARRAWLNRKLSLTHASAHAHGHEHEHGHGHEHGHDHSHDHDHDHEEGHHHDHSHGDGHSHTHDHAHDHAHEPSRELVLAQATSHTHAHASVATHTHDHEHDHSHGHKHDHDHHSHDHDAPAQKRSLFGGGVTHTHGGFTHTHPTAPTLRGTILLGFAGGMVPSPSAVVVLVGAAALGKAWFGLLLVLAYGIGLALTLTAAGYAVVKAGGWVTRVMDRGEGRLGGPTAALVRRTVPLASALLVVGLGAVLVFRGATSALG
- a CDS encoding DUF4331 domain-containing protein yields the protein MTTPTSRSGSGRRSIASLICASLAAGGLAAAGVTVLEPGTASASSHREAPLISGEPQFDNTDVYAFVSPDKPDTTTVIANWIPFEEPAGGPNFFTFSEDAQYDIRVDQDGDAQEDLIFRYTFNTKTKNDKTFLYNTGVVESLDDPDLNITQTYDIELIKLRNRKAVSKTQLADDVWVAPSNVGKASMPDFKKLRDEAVYEAPSGVTTYAGQADDPFFLDLRVFDLLYGGDLSEVGRDTLKGYNVNSIALQVPSEALVGSKDQPIVGIWSTTQRAGADGQYHQVSRLGMPLVNEVVNPIGDKDEFNASSPVDDAQFLKNVTEPELPKLIEAIYKIPAPAEPRNDLVDVFLKGVEGLNQPPHVTPSEQLRLNTSIEPTKKPKRLGVLDGDNQGFPNGRRLTDDVIDIALQVVEGELVDAPNDLGDAVDKNDKKFGKSFPYVGLPTAGSRGKTVKGNTTNNVRSALGGGVESGTDDTTLIAASAGAGAAGVLLIGSGLLWWRRRNDRAYY
- a CDS encoding serine/threonine-protein kinase codes for the protein MAVSEEPGGERVIAGRYRLLTPLGEGGMGTVWRARDEVLHREVAVKEVRAPGGVAVADVERMYARLEREAWAAARVANRNVVTVYDVAMEDGRPWIVMELVRGLSLADLLDAEGPLSPRRAAHIGAEVLSALRAAHEAGVLHRDVKPANVLLSNEDRVVLTDFGIATVEGSSALTMTGEVIGSPEFLAPERALGRAFGPESDLWSLGVLLYAAVEGNSPFRQNTPLSTLRAVVDEELPPPLRAGPLAPVIEGLLRKDPADRISAEQAERDLRIIGAGGTPRSDETPPYSPTVAAFPVTGADPERDVSRYGSPTPPRPTPAATHPSPVPTREPDRNRRALVFLVAGVAAIAFAVAGLTYALLNRDDGGNSGNPTNGAGTVGGASEQTGDGGTGEEPSADEETPSATPDEEEEPTTKPPAQSVEVAVEGANTDYSGACPPAEAEAPTFTATFTVGSLPADVEYRWVARGGEVEDEGWKTLSFTSGGGKTQQDRVAVSANSSYADEISVEVRGPLKAESNSVAFSVSCETEAPTTGGTSPSDDSENPDDYSDSDADYDDEAGALNGAVRPRS